One window from the genome of Pelodictyon luteolum DSM 273 encodes:
- a CDS encoding RNA methyltransferase — protein MEGFRKLEASEMGRFDPGEYPPTDRHPVVLLLHNIRSMWNVGSLFRTADCAGIEKILLSGYTATPPRKEISKTALGADLSMPWEYIPDPHRAVLEMKASGRKVFGLEITEGSRPYTSLSVVDFPLCLVLGNEVQGIDDSLLRLSDGVLEIPQYGTKHSLNVSVAAGVALFELVRVFRADG, from the coding sequence ATGGAGGGCTTCCGCAAGCTTGAGGCCAGTGAGATGGGGCGGTTCGACCCCGGCGAGTATCCGCCCACGGACCGCCATCCCGTCGTGCTGCTCCTGCACAACATCAGGAGCATGTGGAATGTCGGTTCACTGTTCCGGACAGCCGACTGTGCAGGCATCGAAAAGATCCTCCTCTCGGGCTATACGGCAACACCGCCGCGCAAGGAGATTTCGAAGACCGCACTCGGGGCCGACTTGAGCATGCCCTGGGAGTACATCCCGGACCCGCACCGGGCGGTTCTTGAGATGAAAGCTTCCGGCCGGAAGGTCTTTGGCCTTGAAATTACCGAAGGGAGCCGGCCCTACACGTCGCTTTCGGTTGTTGATTTCCCCCTCTGCCTGGTGCTCGGCAATGAGGTTCAGGGGATTGATGACAGTCTGCTCAGGCTCTCGGACGGGGTTCTTGAAATTCCGCAGTACGGAACCAAGCACTCCCTGAACGTGTCAGTTGCCGCAGGCGTGGCGCTTTTCGAGCTGGTACGGGTGTTTCGGGCAGACGGGTGA
- the hisC gene encoding histidinol-phosphate transaminase, which translates to MQNDIHRHLNPALQKIGAYVVEGGQEAPVKLNQNESPFDVPMWLKEAITREFVREPWNRYPDILPYRGIEAYAEFLGVPAGRVIMGNGSNELLYTIFMACLGPGRRILIPEPSFSLYEKIALLMQADIVSVPMRRGLDFDADLILERAKAEAVDLIVLSTPNNPTGKSLSPDDIRRIATESGAIVLVDEAYIEFSRHPSALPLVDELPNVVILRTMSKALALAGMRIGFAIAPEALMAELTKPKIPFASNRLAEITLRHVLANYSIVKDSVSYILDERERMYSELEGMDGLQPFMSDTNFLIIRVADPRAVFQHLRGEGILVRNVSGYPLMEGCLRCNIGLRDENRRLLDGLSRALR; encoded by the coding sequence ATGCAGAACGACATCCACCGACACCTCAATCCGGCTCTTCAGAAGATAGGCGCATACGTGGTGGAGGGGGGCCAGGAGGCCCCTGTGAAACTCAACCAGAACGAGAGTCCCTTTGACGTTCCGATGTGGCTCAAGGAGGCCATCACCAGAGAGTTCGTCCGCGAGCCCTGGAACCGCTATCCCGACATCCTGCCCTACCGGGGGATCGAGGCCTACGCGGAGTTCCTGGGGGTTCCGGCCGGCCGCGTCATCATGGGCAACGGCTCGAACGAGCTGCTCTACACCATATTCATGGCGTGTCTCGGTCCGGGCCGCAGGATCCTGATTCCGGAGCCTTCGTTTTCATTGTATGAGAAGATCGCCCTCCTCATGCAGGCCGACATCGTTTCAGTGCCTATGCGTCGGGGACTGGATTTCGATGCCGACCTTATTCTTGAAAGGGCTAAAGCTGAGGCTGTGGACCTCATCGTGCTCTCCACGCCGAACAACCCGACCGGTAAGTCCCTTTCTCCTGATGACATCCGGCGCATAGCCACGGAGTCCGGTGCCATCGTGCTTGTCGATGAGGCCTATATCGAGTTTTCACGCCATCCCTCAGCCCTTCCCTTAGTCGATGAGCTTCCGAACGTGGTGATCCTCAGAACCATGTCGAAGGCGCTTGCCCTTGCCGGCATGCGCATCGGTTTCGCTATAGCGCCGGAAGCGCTGATGGCCGAGCTCACAAAACCCAAAATTCCGTTCGCATCGAACCGGCTTGCCGAGATCACCCTCCGCCATGTGCTCGCGAATTATTCTATTGTTAAGGATTCGGTATCGTATATTCTGGATGAGCGTGAACGAATGTACTCTGAACTTGAGGGAATGGATGGCCTGCAGCCGTTCATGAGCGACACGAACTTCCTCATCATCCGCGTTGCCGATCCGAGGGCGGTCTTCCAGCATCTTCGTGGAGAGGGTATTCTGGTGCGGAACGTGTCGGGATATCCGCTGATGGAGGGTTGCCTGCGATGCAACATCGGTCTCCGGGACGAGAACCGTCGCCTGCTCGACGGGCTTTCCAGGGCGCTTCGCTAG
- a CDS encoding RNA polymerase sigma factor: MTTIKKSPIDLLDDIYSLAYWMTGSEKATSELVNMTYVNADMRSEETAILKTFRECYIDRYGQETDFCIDSIDCKPERNLMAVLRQWAADIKLSVLLNEISGLKHAEISEIIGKPVETIRTWLFLGRKLLVSDMLLKVSA; the protein is encoded by the coding sequence ATGACGACGATCAAGAAATCCCCGATAGACCTGCTTGATGACATATACAGTCTTGCATACTGGATGACAGGCAGCGAGAAGGCCACAAGCGAGCTGGTCAACATGACCTATGTCAATGCCGATATGCGCTCTGAGGAAACCGCCATCCTCAAGACGTTCCGCGAGTGCTACATAGACCGGTACGGCCAGGAAACAGACTTCTGCATCGACAGCATCGACTGCAAGCCGGAACGGAATCTTATGGCCGTGCTTCGCCAGTGGGCAGCCGACATAAAACTCAGCGTCCTGCTCAACGAGATTTCAGGGCTGAAGCACGCCGAGATCTCGGAAATCATCGGCAAACCGGTCGAGACCATCCGCACCTGGCTCTTCCTCGGCCGCAAGCTGCTTGTCTCCGACATGCTCCTGAAAGTCTCAGCCTGA
- the rfaD gene encoding ADP-glyceromanno-heptose 6-epimerase gives MIIITGGAGFIGSAMLAELNILGEENVTIVDELGLTTPPKWRNLSGLRYRDFIHKDDFPALLQRHALQDVTAIIHMGANSSTTETDADHLLRNNYEYSKKIAAYCMEEGVRFIYASSAATYGDGAEGYTDGTEAVERLRPLNMYGYSKQLFDRWAIQNGVLGAATGLKFFNVYGPNEYHKGDMSSVVYKAYHQILETGKVKLFKSHREGYTDGGQERDFIYVRDCTAIMAWLLENPSATGLLNAGTGTARTFRELAEATFSALGRDPSIEYIPMPEALRDKYQYHTRAETASLRGCGYDKPFTTLEEGVREYVQRYLMHESPFLDMNTDTKANPQPSAT, from the coding sequence ATGATCATCATCACCGGCGGCGCAGGATTCATAGGAAGCGCCATGCTTGCCGAACTCAACATCCTCGGAGAGGAAAACGTCACGATCGTTGACGAGCTCGGCCTCACCACCCCGCCGAAGTGGCGCAACCTCTCCGGACTAAGATACCGGGACTTCATCCATAAAGACGACTTCCCCGCCCTGCTTCAGCGCCATGCGCTCCAGGATGTGACGGCAATCATCCATATGGGTGCGAACAGCTCCACCACCGAGACCGACGCCGACCACCTTCTCAGGAACAACTACGAATACTCCAAGAAGATAGCCGCCTACTGCATGGAAGAGGGCGTAAGATTTATCTATGCCTCCAGCGCGGCAACCTACGGCGACGGAGCCGAGGGCTACACGGACGGCACAGAAGCCGTCGAGCGGCTGCGACCCCTGAACATGTACGGATACTCCAAACAGCTTTTCGACCGCTGGGCCATCCAAAACGGCGTCCTCGGAGCAGCAACCGGCCTGAAGTTCTTCAATGTCTACGGCCCCAACGAGTACCATAAGGGAGACATGTCGAGCGTGGTCTATAAAGCATACCACCAGATTCTGGAAACAGGGAAAGTAAAGCTCTTCAAATCGCACCGGGAAGGCTACACGGACGGCGGGCAGGAACGCGATTTCATCTATGTCCGGGACTGCACCGCCATCATGGCCTGGCTGCTCGAAAACCCCTCCGCCACCGGCCTCCTCAATGCCGGAACCGGCACGGCAAGGACATTTCGCGAGCTTGCCGAAGCAACGTTTTCAGCCCTCGGCCGCGACCCTTCGATCGAGTACATCCCGATGCCCGAGGCGCTGCGGGACAAGTACCAGTACCATACCCGGGCGGAAACCGCCTCGCTCAGGGGATGCGGGTACGATAAGCCGTTCACGACGCTTGAAGAGGGCGTCAGGGAGTATGTACAGCGCTACCTCATGCACGAGAGCCCGTTTCTCGACATGAATACAGACACGAAGGCCAACCCACAACCCTCCGCAACTTGA
- a CDS encoding PhoH family protein: MTTRQIEIEGIEPVILFGPHDANLKTLKKAFPDVRISSRGAKLSLEGSGDDVRALGRIIDEMRQLALRHGEILESDLNTLIHLTISPVEESGEGKAADEDIIVSTQDYAVRAKTNGQRRMVTEAKTNDIVFAIGPAGTGKTYTAVAIAVAAWKAKTVKRIVLARPAVEAGESLGFLPGDLAQKIDPYLRPLYDALQDMLTSEKLRLLTERRIIEIVPLAYMRGRTLNNAFIILDEAQNASTKQMKMCLTRLGLNSKAIITGDVTQVDLPQEIESGLGNSQKILNGIKGISFVHLDKSDVVRHKLVRDIINAYEIHEKK, from the coding sequence TTGACTACCAGGCAGATTGAGATAGAAGGCATCGAACCGGTCATCCTCTTCGGCCCGCACGACGCAAACCTGAAAACCCTCAAGAAAGCGTTTCCCGACGTCCGCATCAGCTCAAGAGGCGCGAAGCTCTCGCTGGAAGGATCAGGGGACGATGTCCGGGCCCTCGGCAGGATCATCGATGAAATGCGCCAGCTCGCTCTCCGGCACGGAGAAATCCTAGAAAGTGACCTCAATACCCTCATACACCTCACCATCTCCCCCGTTGAAGAGAGCGGAGAAGGAAAAGCGGCGGATGAGGACATCATCGTCTCGACGCAGGACTATGCCGTACGGGCCAAAACCAACGGGCAGCGGCGGATGGTGACTGAGGCCAAAACCAACGATATCGTCTTTGCCATCGGTCCGGCCGGAACGGGAAAGACCTATACGGCTGTGGCCATCGCGGTCGCCGCATGGAAAGCCAAGACCGTCAAGCGCATCGTCCTAGCCCGGCCTGCCGTCGAGGCCGGCGAAAGCCTCGGGTTCCTGCCCGGCGACCTCGCCCAGAAAATAGACCCCTATCTGCGCCCTCTCTACGATGCCCTGCAGGACATGCTGACATCGGAAAAACTCCGTCTGCTCACCGAACGAAGGATCATCGAGATCGTTCCGCTCGCCTACATGCGCGGCCGAACCCTCAACAACGCATTCATCATCCTCGACGAAGCCCAGAACGCCTCGACGAAACAGATGAAAATGTGCCTCACCCGTCTCGGGCTGAACTCCAAAGCCATCATCACCGGCGACGTCACCCAGGTCGACCTTCCGCAGGAAATCGAATCAGGACTCGGCAACTCGCAGAAGATCCTCAATGGGATCAAAGGGATCAGTTTCGTGCACCTTGACAAATCCGACGTGGTGCGTCACAAACTCGTGCGTGACATCATCAACGCTTACGAAATCCACGAAAAAAAATAA
- a CDS encoding YgiW/YdeI family stress tolerance OB fold protein, whose amino-acid sequence MMKKMTLMALLGTTSMLLSTPGFAAYRGPDAAVVQPKGPRAAAAASVRDMPENSRVMLEGRIVNKRRGDCYTFRDRSGETLLEIRNRTWNGFNADHTTLVRVFGKTERRGRQTCVEVKQIERADRGRMAVGPQMRPGTMGPGR is encoded by the coding sequence ATGATGAAAAAAATGACACTGATGGCACTTCTGGGTACCACGAGCATGCTCCTCAGCACCCCGGGCTTTGCAGCGTACCGCGGCCCCGATGCGGCCGTTGTGCAGCCAAAGGGACCCCGTGCCGCAGCGGCCGCATCCGTCCGGGACATGCCTGAGAACTCGAGGGTCATGCTTGAAGGCCGCATCGTCAACAAACGCCGTGGCGACTGCTACACCTTCCGCGACCGCAGCGGGGAGACGCTCCTGGAAATCAGGAACCGGACATGGAATGGCTTCAACGCCGACCATACCACCCTGGTCAGGGTATTCGGCAAGACCGAGCGCCGTGGACGGCAAACCTGCGTGGAGGTCAAACAAATCGAGCGGGCAGACAGGGGCAGGATGGCGGTGGGCCCGCAGATGCGTCCCGGCACCATGGGACCCGGGCGCTGA
- a CDS encoding DUF4405 domain-containing protein — protein MKLTMKSWATPIAAGAFLISGVTGVLIFFHIETGLVEPVHKWLSWLLVGGVSVHLLANWKAFSLYFSKNSALAVFAAAMLVTALSVMPFFGDEEHEKTEKRTARSLVRALESSSLTTVALVVNDTPETLDMRLKRRGIKDTDPSMTVSAIADASGMEAGDVLAILVGGKNGHEKGND, from the coding sequence ATGAAACTGACCATGAAATCCTGGGCAACTCCAATCGCCGCCGGCGCCTTCCTGATCTCGGGAGTTACAGGAGTGCTGATTTTTTTCCATATTGAAACGGGGCTGGTCGAACCTGTCCACAAGTGGCTCAGCTGGCTGCTTGTGGGCGGCGTTTCCGTCCATCTCCTGGCAAACTGGAAAGCGTTCAGCCTGTACTTTTCAAAAAACTCAGCCCTTGCCGTATTTGCCGCGGCAATGCTCGTGACCGCTCTTTCAGTAATGCCGTTCTTTGGTGACGAAGAGCATGAGAAAACAGAAAAAAGGACCGCCCGAAGTCTGGTGCGCGCTCTTGAGTCCTCTTCGCTCACTACCGTGGCGCTGGTCGTCAACGATACCCCTGAAACTCTCGACATGCGCCTCAAGAGGCGGGGCATCAAGGATACCGACCCATCTATGACCGTAAGCGCCATTGCTGATGCAAGCGGCATGGAAGCCGGTGACGTGCTGGCAATCCTCGTCGGAGGGAAAAACGGACACGAAAAAGGCAACGACTGA
- a CDS encoding response regulator transcription factor — MRLLIIEDEPGIARFLKEGLEEEHFAVDTAFDGESGLELGMSNDYDLCLIDWMLPKLSGIEVCRQLRKAGSAVPVIFLTARDTLDDVVFGLGAGADDYVKKPFAFEELLARIRARLRQNTPTTGPLTAGALWLDPETHRAGCNRHDLTLTPKEFALLEYLLRNLDRVCTRSRIIEHVWDIHFDADTSVIDVYVNFLRRKLEAAGCTGLIKTVRGVGYVIRTPEANNEEKSNE; from the coding sequence ATGCGACTGCTGATCATTGAAGACGAACCGGGAATAGCCCGCTTTCTCAAGGAGGGTCTTGAAGAGGAGCACTTTGCCGTCGACACGGCCTTCGACGGAGAAAGCGGGCTTGAGCTCGGCATGAGCAACGATTACGACCTCTGCCTGATAGACTGGATGCTGCCGAAACTGAGCGGCATCGAAGTCTGCCGCCAGCTCCGCAAAGCCGGTTCGGCAGTTCCGGTCATTTTCCTCACCGCCCGCGATACCCTCGACGACGTCGTCTTCGGCCTCGGGGCGGGTGCGGACGACTATGTAAAAAAACCGTTCGCATTCGAAGAACTCCTGGCCAGGATCCGCGCCCGCCTGCGACAGAACACACCAACCACGGGCCCGCTCACTGCAGGTGCACTTTGGCTCGATCCGGAAACACACCGGGCAGGGTGCAATCGGCATGATCTCACCCTTACACCCAAAGAGTTCGCCCTGCTTGAATACCTCCTGAGGAACCTTGACAGGGTCTGTACGAGAAGCCGCATCATCGAGCATGTCTGGGACATCCATTTTGATGCTGACACCTCAGTCATCGACGTCTATGTCAATTTTCTCCGCCGCAAACTCGAAGCCGCAGGATGCACGGGCCTCATCAAGACCGTCCGCGGGGTCGGCTATGTCATCCGAACACCTGAAGCAAACAACGAGGAGAAGAGTAACGAGTGA
- a CDS encoding sensor histidine kinase — MSLRNRIAVYYTAATAVLIALVFTTVYLMVEGVVYRHFDQELTMAAARVVSITDGRLNDRRPMEMEDSDREKEDDEHRKHRRERLRTEFIQYSAADGTPISRSGNLGLNALQVKTGSTATIYFNTTVGGLAVRQIQLPVEGNGDPQPRWISVARPLGDAIAMLLDLRSVLMLSFPAILITLFALTRAIAAKSIRPVEEAIMAAENITREHFERRIPLPANRDELYRLSATFNALLDRLQEAFNREKQFTADASHELKTPLSAVQGTLEVLIRRPREREHYEERIRFCLLELHRMAGLIEQLLLLARHDAREVSATLRSIDINALIREVAERQESRAGEKEITIRVPEESSFIVAADREMLGIILDNIIANAVNYSPRSRTVTIRTGTENGLPFCTISDMGKGIEESKLEAVFERFYRVDASRSIGSGGSGLGLSIVKKLADLQGITVRAESRPGEGATFRLLFPYPSDSSSR; from the coding sequence GTGAGTCTTCGGAACCGCATAGCGGTATACTACACCGCAGCCACAGCCGTGCTCATCGCACTGGTCTTCACCACGGTCTACCTGATGGTAGAGGGTGTGGTCTACCGGCACTTCGACCAGGAGCTGACGATGGCGGCCGCAAGGGTTGTGAGCATCACGGATGGACGCCTGAATGACCGGCGCCCGATGGAAATGGAGGATTCTGACCGGGAAAAAGAGGACGATGAGCACCGCAAGCACCGCCGTGAACGCTTGAGGACGGAGTTCATACAGTACTCCGCTGCCGATGGCACCCCCATCTCCCGCTCCGGCAATCTGGGACTGAACGCCCTTCAGGTAAAGACGGGCTCCACCGCTACCATCTACTTCAACACGACGGTCGGCGGGCTTGCGGTCCGGCAGATCCAGCTCCCGGTTGAGGGTAACGGAGACCCTCAACCCAGATGGATCAGCGTGGCGCGTCCTCTCGGGGACGCCATCGCCATGCTCCTAGACCTCAGAAGTGTTCTCATGCTGTCGTTTCCAGCCATACTCATAACCCTCTTCGCCCTCACCCGCGCCATTGCAGCCAAAAGCATCCGACCGGTCGAAGAAGCAATCATGGCAGCCGAAAACATCACCAGGGAACATTTCGAGCGCCGCATACCCCTGCCAGCGAACCGTGATGAGCTTTACCGGCTCTCTGCAACGTTCAACGCGCTCCTCGACCGCCTCCAGGAGGCATTCAACCGGGAAAAGCAGTTCACGGCAGACGCATCCCACGAACTGAAAACCCCACTTTCTGCAGTGCAGGGCACCCTGGAGGTGCTCATCCGCCGTCCAAGGGAGCGGGAGCACTATGAAGAGCGCATCCGATTCTGTCTGCTGGAGCTGCATCGCATGGCAGGCCTCATAGAGCAACTCCTCCTGCTTGCACGCCACGATGCCAGAGAGGTATCCGCCACCCTCCGCTCCATCGACATCAATGCACTCATCCGTGAGGTAGCTGAGCGACAGGAATCGCGCGCCGGAGAAAAGGAAATCACCATCCGGGTTCCAGAGGAGTCAAGCTTCATCGTAGCGGCTGATCGGGAAATGCTCGGCATCATCCTTGACAATATCATCGCCAATGCTGTGAACTACTCCCCCCGGTCAAGAACGGTCACAATCAGAACCGGCACGGAAAACGGACTGCCGTTCTGCACCATCAGCGATATGGGGAAGGGCATCGAGGAAAGTAAGCTCGAGGCGGTGTTTGAGCGATTCTACCGGGTCGACGCGTCCAGAAGCATCGGTTCGGGAGGTTCGGGGCTAGGGCTCTCCATCGTCAAAAAACTGGCGGACCTGCAGGGAATAACGGTACGGGCGGAAAGCCGGCCTGGAGAAGGTGCCACGTTCCGACTGCTCTTCCCCTACCCTTCAGACAGTTCCAGCAGGTAG
- a CDS encoding helix-turn-helix transcriptional regulator encodes MERCSVSHLPVTRLPEWSVRHGSAGYVKEISVIGNDIIHSRVVADVPVVLDYMDNDLIHSVIDSPVLRGSPIHWIWNLQDVDGMSWGYKKDITNLLYRWSPSLRLIVFYNLRPSFRTMMETAASVVPAQIEVIFADSFKDAVESTLAFKSGTLPQASFWGTSKDEGHARLQEFLCAVAKMTWFNMLDQVVPFPAADSPYYPFLRSIACMQDDLRSRAAEHQAEMADLRRSYEQRLDRKKHHMKAQMELHRQALQGFEEERSRLLLQLCSKEQKLESVSRSVAEKRAALDAIARKVMALEDDAGRGAGIAATCRSLFSSGSSAPIADAQAGIRFAERDRAFITLLEKIHPSLTPRELQTLLLMKHNTTNRELSGMMGVSARGVESLRYRIHKKLGIGRHRSIKSYLLELSEG; translated from the coding sequence ATGGAACGATGCAGTGTTTCACATCTTCCCGTTACCCGCCTTCCCGAGTGGTCGGTCCGGCATGGATCAGCCGGCTACGTCAAGGAGATTTCGGTTATCGGCAATGACATCATCCACAGCAGGGTGGTGGCCGACGTGCCGGTTGTGCTGGATTATATGGATAACGATCTCATCCATTCGGTCATTGACAGTCCCGTGCTTCGGGGCAGCCCGATCCACTGGATCTGGAACCTCCAGGATGTCGATGGTATGTCATGGGGCTATAAAAAAGACATCACCAATCTGTTATACCGGTGGTCTCCGAGCTTGAGGCTGATCGTGTTCTATAACCTTCGCCCGTCGTTCAGGACCATGATGGAGACTGCCGCATCGGTGGTTCCGGCTCAGATTGAGGTCATCTTTGCCGACAGTTTCAAGGACGCGGTGGAAAGCACCCTTGCCTTTAAGAGCGGTACCCTGCCGCAAGCGTCGTTCTGGGGCACTTCAAAGGATGAGGGGCATGCCCGCCTGCAGGAGTTTCTTTGTGCCGTGGCAAAGATGACATGGTTCAATATGCTTGATCAGGTTGTTCCTTTTCCGGCCGCTGACAGTCCATACTATCCGTTTCTTCGCTCCATTGCATGCATGCAGGACGACCTTCGCTCAAGAGCCGCCGAGCATCAGGCTGAGATGGCGGACCTCCGCCGCTCCTATGAGCAGCGTCTCGATCGGAAAAAACACCACATGAAGGCGCAGATGGAACTGCACCGGCAAGCCCTTCAGGGATTTGAAGAAGAACGATCAAGGCTGCTGTTGCAGTTGTGTTCGAAGGAACAAAAGTTGGAGAGTGTTTCGCGTTCGGTCGCCGAGAAAAGGGCTGCGCTTGATGCGATTGCCCGAAAGGTTATGGCGCTGGAGGACGATGCGGGGCGGGGTGCGGGGATTGCTGCGACATGTCGATCGTTGTTTTCCTCCGGAAGCTCCGCTCCGATTGCGGATGCTCAGGCGGGCATTCGTTTTGCCGAACGGGACCGGGCCTTCATCACACTTCTGGAGAAGATCCATCCGAGCCTTACGCCGCGGGAGCTTCAGACGTTGCTTCTCATGAAGCACAACACTACGAACCGGGAACTGTCGGGCATGATGGGTGTTTCTGCGCGCGGAGTGGAGAGCCTGCGCTACCGCATCCACAAAAAGCTCGGCATCGGCAGGCACCGCTCGATCAAGTCCTACCTGCTGGAACTGTCTGAAGGGTAG
- a CDS encoding 4Fe-4S binding protein, translating to MAHRITETCTYCAACEPECPVNAISAGEEIYVIDEAACVDCIGYHDEAACVAVCPVDCIIKV from the coding sequence ATGGCACACCGCATCACAGAGACATGCACATATTGCGCTGCATGCGAACCCGAATGCCCTGTCAATGCGATTTCGGCAGGAGAAGAGATTTACGTCATCGATGAAGCCGCATGCGTCGACTGCATCGGCTACCATGATGAAGCGGCATGCGTGGCCGTCTGTCCGGTCGACTGCATCATCAAAGTATGA
- a CDS encoding 4Fe-4S binding protein — translation MALYITEECTYCGACEPECPVTAISAGDDIYVIDAATCTECAGYADAPACAAVCPAECIVQG, via the coding sequence ATGGCACTCTACATTACCGAAGAATGCACCTACTGCGGCGCCTGTGAGCCCGAATGCCCGGTCACCGCAATTTCAGCCGGCGACGACATCTACGTCATCGACGCAGCAACCTGCACCGAGTGTGCCGGTTACGCCGATGCTCCCGCCTGTGCAGCAGTCTGCCCTGCAGAGTGCATCGTTCAGGGATAA
- a CDS encoding PASTA domain-containing protein, translated as MPWYVSLGSAVTVPDVTGLQYDDAASKLRWEGFDPRQRYHVKYISGVDSTIVLSQSPAAGQRVKKGRDIYLVLNRREKPSYPMADLVGRIQSDALQTMARMDIAIDDVQISPVRSRDEDGRVLSQSVPAGVSVKAGSSVSLIVGRFEESDEGMEKLIVPDVLGMSLSQADKVITEAGLKRGRVTKEYSAILVPNTVISQRPAVSAYVSPGQAVDLTVVTAE; from the coding sequence ATGCCCTGGTACGTTTCCCTTGGCAGTGCTGTCACCGTTCCCGATGTGACAGGCCTCCAGTATGACGATGCAGCTTCCAAACTGCGTTGGGAGGGGTTCGATCCGAGACAGCGCTACCACGTGAAGTACATAAGCGGCGTGGACTCGACCATTGTCTTATCTCAGTCGCCTGCCGCCGGCCAGAGGGTCAAAAAGGGGCGTGACATTTATCTCGTGTTGAACAGGAGGGAAAAACCGAGTTATCCCATGGCCGATCTCGTGGGACGCATCCAGTCCGATGCACTGCAGACCATGGCGCGGATGGATATCGCCATTGACGACGTGCAGATCAGCCCCGTCCGCAGCCGCGATGAGGACGGACGGGTGCTCTCCCAATCAGTTCCGGCAGGGGTATCGGTCAAGGCCGGTTCATCGGTTTCGCTGATAGTGGGACGCTTCGAAGAGTCGGATGAGGGAATGGAGAAGCTTATTGTGCCTGACGTGCTCGGCATGTCGCTTTCGCAGGCCGACAAGGTCATTACAGAGGCTGGTCTCAAGCGGGGTAGGGTGACGAAGGAGTATTCCGCGATTCTGGTGCCGAACACCGTCATCAGCCAGCGTCCCGCGGTCAGCGCCTATGTATCCCCGGGGCAGGCCGTCGATCTTACCGTGGTGACCGCTGAATAG
- a CDS encoding polyprenyl synthetase family protein, protein MNINEVTASVADELEIFRKKYRELLHAQNTLVDKVTRYVLRQQGKQIRPAMVLLSAAVSGGVTDATYRAAIMVELLHSATLIHDDVVDGAEMRRGLPSINAIWKNKISVLIGDYLLSRGLLYSLDSGDYGFLHQVSDAVRRMSEGEILQIQKTRSLDITEEDYLSVISDKTASLIASSCAMGALSATSDEKSILAMKRYGEHLGLAFQIRDDLLDYTGDSKKTGKEMGIDIRDKKITLPLIHALSNAAPSEARRIRSILKNSGKRALKRGEVIEFVKRMDGLTYAAGVAERFADESRAALQPFPEGKAKMALMNLVDFVMNRQH, encoded by the coding sequence TTGAATATCAATGAAGTAACGGCATCGGTGGCCGATGAACTCGAGATTTTCCGGAAGAAGTATCGGGAGCTGCTGCATGCCCAGAATACACTGGTCGACAAGGTTACCCGGTACGTGCTCCGCCAGCAGGGCAAACAGATCCGGCCGGCGATGGTCCTGCTTTCCGCCGCAGTCTCGGGAGGCGTGACGGATGCGACCTACCGTGCCGCCATCATGGTCGAGCTTCTGCATTCGGCTACCCTGATCCATGACGACGTTGTCGACGGCGCCGAGATGCGCCGGGGGCTTCCCTCTATCAATGCGATCTGGAAAAACAAGATTTCCGTTCTCATCGGCGACTACCTCCTCTCCCGGGGCCTGCTCTATTCGCTCGACTCGGGTGACTACGGATTTCTGCATCAGGTTTCTGATGCAGTACGCCGCATGAGTGAAGGCGAAATTCTCCAGATACAGAAGACCCGGAGCCTGGACATCACCGAGGAGGACTATCTTTCCGTCATTTCCGACAAGACGGCTTCCCTCATTGCCTCCTCCTGCGCCATGGGTGCCCTCAGCGCAACGTCGGACGAGAAGAGCATACTCGCCATGAAGCGCTATGGGGAGCACCTGGGGCTTGCCTTCCAGATCCGTGACGATCTTCTTGATTATACCGGCGACTCAAAAAAAACCGGCAAGGAGATGGGCATCGACATCCGCGACAAGAAAATCACCCTGCCGCTCATCCATGCTCTCTCGAATGCTGCCCCCTCCGAAGCGAGGCGGATCCGCTCCATCCTGAAGAACTCCGGAAAACGCGCGCTGAAGCGGGGCGAGGTTATTGAGTTTGTGAAGCGTATGGACGGGCTCACCTATGCCGCAGGCGTGGCTGAACGCTTTGCCGACGAGTCGAGAGCTGCCCTTCAGCCATTTCCTGAGGGAAAGGCAAAGATGGCGCTTATGAACCTGGTCGATTTTGTAATGAACCGCCAGCACTGA